The DNA segment TTGGCGCCGACAGCGTCGCGGAGTTCATTCAACTGTTCAGTTGTAAAGAACTTGCCGACCTGCGTTTCCACTTCGTCATTTTCCTTGACGCGCATCCACACGAGGCCCTTGGAGCCGTACTTGCCCACGTAAGCGGTGAGTTTGTCGATCTGCTTACGAGTAAAGTCAACGCAACCCTTAGCAGCGATACCGCGGATCTTGCCACCGGCGGCAACGCAGTTCTTGAACACGCCAAAGTTGGACTTTGCACCGATTTCGGACACGTCGTGAATTTCGAGGTCGAAGCGGAGGTCCGGCTTGTCGCTCCCGTACTTGAGCATGGCTTCTGCCCACTTCATACGGCGGATGTGACGCGGCGGTTCGAAGTTCCAAACCTTGCCCAAAACTTCAGTCACGAACTTGTCGAACATTTCCATCACTTCGTCCTGGTTGACGAAAGACATTTCAACGTCGATCTGCGTGAATTCCGGCTGACGGTCGGCACGGAGGTCTTCGTCGCGGAAGCACTTGGCAATCTGGAAGTAGCGGTCCATGCCGGCAATCATCAAGAGCTGCTTGTACTGCTGCGGAGACTGCGGGAGGGCGTAGAACTTGCCCGGGTTCACGCGGCTCGGCACGAGGTAGTCACGGGCGCCTTCCGGAGTGGACTTGCAAAGGCACGGAGTTTCAATGTTTTCAAAACCGTTAGCGTAGAAGAAATCGTACACGGCCTTGAGGAAGCGGCTCTTGAGGAGGAGCTTCTTCTGGATCCACGGACGGCGGAGGTCCAGGTAGCGGTACTGCAGGCGGAGGTCGTCGTTTTCCTTGCATTCTTCGTTCGGGTCGTTAATGGCGAGCGGAGAGGTGAGGGCGGCGTTCAGGATCTCGAGCTTGTCAGCCTTGACTTCGATTTCACCCGTGGCGAGCTTTTCGTTCGTGTTGCCTTCTTCGCGGGCGTAGACCTTACCAGTCACGTAAATAACGTATTCGTTACGGAGCTGTTCGGCAGTCTTCAACACGTCGGCGTTGTAGTCCGGGTTGAAAACGATCTGGGTCTTGCCGTACTTGTCGCGGAGGTCAACGAAAATCACACCACCATGGTCACGGCGGCGATCCACCCAACCGGCGAGTGTTACGGTCTGGCCAACATCTTCCTTGCGAAGCTGGCCGCAGTTATGTGTACGTTTCATAGTGAGTATCCTTGAAGATAATTTTTCGGCGCAAAATATAGTTTTTTTTCTATCTTGTGTCCAAAAAACTAGGAGTTATTATGTCTGTACAAGTGATGGTAAATGGTATTCCGGGCAACATGGGCCGCATTGTGGCCGAAACCTGCGTGGCCCGCGGCCTCGAACTCGTCCCGTATTCTCTGACAGGTGAAATTATCGTTGAAAACGAAGCCGAAGTCGCCGGCAAGACCATCCAGCTTTTGAAGCCGAGCAATCGCGAAGCTCGCATCGCAGAAGTTCTCGAAAAATACCCGAACGTCATTTGCATCGATTACACGCACCCGACGGCCGTAAACGACAATGCCGCTTTCTACGTAAAGCACAAAATTCCGTTCGTGATGGGCACCACCGGCGGTGACCGCGAAGCGCTCGCCAAGCTCGTTGCCGATGCCAATCACCCGAGTGTGATTGCCCCGAACATGGCAAAGCAGATTGTCGCTTTCCAGATGATGATTGAATTCTTGGCCAAGGAATTCCCGACGGCATTCAGCGGCTACAAACTCTCCGTGGTAGAAAGCCACCAGAAGACCAAGGCCGATACGAGCGGTACCGCGAAGGCCGTGGTGGGCGACTTCCAGAAGATGGGATTTGACTTCACCGTCGACGATATCGAAAAGGTCCGCGATGAAAAGGAACAGATGGAACGCATGCACGTGCCCGAAGAATACCTCGGCGGTCACGCATTCCACACCTACAGCCTCGACAGCGCCGATGGTACGGTTCACTTTGAATTCCAGCATAACGTGTGCGGCCGCAAGATTTACGCCGAAGGCACCGTAGACGCCGTGAACTTCCTCGCATGCCACATTGCAAACGGAACCGCAAAGCCCTTTAACATGATGGACGTCCTCCGCTCCGGCAAGATGAGATAGTTTAGAACTTAGAGCTTAGAGTTTAGAGCTTAGATAAAGTGTCATCCTGAGCGAAGTCGAAGGATCTCTAAGTTCTATGAGCGAAGCGGTCTAAGTTCTACCAACTGATATGAGATCCTATATCCTCCGTCGCTTACTTTTGATGATTCCGACTCTCATCGGGATTTCTCTAGTATGCTTTATCCTTATCCAGCTGTTGCCGGGTGGACCTGTGGAGGAAATGATTTCGCGTGCGCAACAGGCTGCGGCCATGAAGGGCGGGGTAGATGCCTCCAAGGCACTCTCGCCCGACCAGATTGCGCAAATCCAGGCGTACTTCGGTTTTGACCAACCCGCCTGGAAGCGTTACCTGACTTGGCTCTGGAACGTTCTGCACCTGGACTTGGGTTCCAGTTATACCTACGGGCTCCCCGTGTGGGACGTGATTACGAGCCGTTTCCCGATTTCGCTGTTCTTTGGAATCACTTCGTTCTTCTTGAGTTACCTTGTCTGTATTCCGCTGGGTCTCTGGAAGGCGGTGCATCACGGGAGCAAACTTGATTCGCTTTCTTCGGGCGTGATTTTCTCGGGCTACGTGATGCCGGGCTACGCTCTCGGTATCTTGCTGATTATATTCCTCGCGGGCGGCTCGTACCTGGATATTTTCCCGCTGGGCGGCCTCACGAGCGATGACTTCGAGGACTTCACCTTCTTTGAAAAAGTGGTGGATCTCGGCCACCATTTGATTTTGCCGATTTTCTGCTACATGATTAGCGAATTCGCGTTCCTCACGTTCTTGATGAAAAATTCAGCGCTCGAAGAACTCGGCAAGGACTATATGCGCACGGCGCTTGCCAAGGGCATGAGCTTTAACCAGGCGCTGGTTCGCCACGCGCTCCGTAACGCCTTGATTCCCATTGCCACGCGCCTTTCCGAAATCTGCACCTTGATGTTTGCGGGCGCCCTCCTTATCGAGAAAGTCTTCGATATCGACGGCATGGGCCTGCTCTACTACAACTCCATGGTGAACCGCGACTACAACGTGGTCATGGGAGTTATCTTCCTCAGCAGCTTGATGGCTATGGTGGGGCGCTTGTTCAGCGATATCCTCTACACCCTCGTAGACCCGCGCATCAAATTCTCGTAGTAGCAGCCCTTTCATTTATCAACCTGGATACCATCTCTCCTTACAGTCGTTCCAGGATGAGTTTTTCATTTAAATGATCGAATTTTTCTATTTTTCCCCATGATGGATAAGTTGAAAGTTTATTTTGGTAGCTGGGTGAACCACTTGATGGATCACTCTATGTTGCAGCGTCTCTTGATGGCGCTTGTCATCTTGGTGGTTGCGAGGGTTCTGTTGGTGGTTTTAAGGCGGGCTATCGACCATGCCGAAAACAAGGGTTTCGACAAGGCGGCCAAACCGCTGATTTACTCGCTTTTTTCCTATTGCATCTACATTGTTACTTTGTTGCTAATTCTGCACGTGCTGGGTGTCAACACGGCGGGGCTCGTGGCCATGGTGGGTGCGGCGAGCTTGGCGATTGGCCTTGCGCTTAAGGATACGCTCTCGAATATTGCGTCTGGACTTTTGCTGCTGTTCCTGCGGCCGTTCAAGGCGGGGGACTACATCGAGTGTGGCAGCATCAAGGGGAATATTGTAGGAATCGGGCTTTTCAATACTACCTTCAAGACGGTGGACGGTCTGTTCGTCTCGGCGCCGAATTCGGCCCTATGGGGGCAACCGATTGTCAACTACAGCAAGAATCCGCTTCGCAGGCTTGAAATTACGGTAGGCATCGACTACGGTGACTCCGCGGAAAAGGCGCTCGACGTCATGCGCGATGTCGTGGCGGGGGAGCCGCTTTTCATGCTGAAACCTGAACCGCAGTTCTTTGTATCTTCGCTGGAAGACAGTTCGGTGAATGTCACCTTCCGCGCCTGGGCGCGTACGCAGGACTATTTTAACTTGCGCTGGAAGTATACCGCCGAGATCAAGAAGCGTTTTGCCGAAGAAAATATCACGATTCCGTTCCCGCAGCGCACGATTCACGTGGTAGATAGGGCCTAAAAGGGCCCGAAGAGTCGCATATTCCTATTTGGAACGGTAAAATAGAGGCTGAAGTGGCCTCAAAAATTACTTTTTTATTAAATTTGAGTCAGATATATCAAGGATGCGTAATGTCTTCGATAAATTTTGCTACTCGAGAAATTAGTTGTAAAGTCGTTTACTATGGCCCGGGCCTTAGTGGCAAGACCACCAATTTGCAGGTGATCCACCAGAAGATGCCCCAGGATAAGCGTACCGATATGGTGTCCCTGGCAACTGAAGGTGACCGTACGCTCTTTTTCGACTTTTTGCCCCTGAATTTGGGCGATATCAAGGGGTTCAAGACCCGTTTCCAGCTCTATACGGTTCCCGGTCAGGTTTATTATAACAGTACCCGTAAGTTGGTGCTCCGCGGTGTAGACGGTATCGTCTTTGTGGCGGACTCCCAGAGGTCCCGTCAGGCAGAAAACCTGGAAAGCCTCCAGAACCTGCGCCAGAACCTGCAGGACTATGGCATGGACCTGGACGATATGCCTTTCGTGCTCCAGTATAATAAGCGCGATATGGACAATGTGTTTACGCTTGATGAACTGAATGCGGAACTTAACCCGCGTAATGTGCCGTTCTTCCCGGCGACTGCCCATAACGGTAAGGGTGTCGTAACGACTTTGAAGACGATTGCCATGCTGGTGATTGAAAAGTTTAACGTGAAGCAGGGCTTCCTCCGTCAGGCTGCCGCGAATGTCGGTAATACCGGTGTTCACGATGTTTCCCTCACCAAGGAAGGGGTCTCGGTCAAGGCAACCCAGCCCGCCGCTCCGGCCCAGCCTGCTGCCGCTCACGCAGCCGCATCGCCTTTCCGCATGCCCTCGTTTGCAGCCAAGCCGCCTCAGCCGGCCGCCCCTGGTGCACCTGCCCAGCCTTCGACTGCCGGCGCCGGTCTGTTCCAGAAAGGTGCCACGTCTTCGCCCTTCGGTCGACCCCGTGCCGCGACTACGGTTCCCCGTATGCCGACCTTCGGTCGCGATATCGCCAAGCCCCAAGCCGATGCTGATGACGAAATTGAATTGCGTCCGTACGTGCCTAAGAAGAAGTAATTTAACGAGGGTGCATAATGAGCGATTTTACCATTTTTTCTGATGATGCCGAAAAAGTTCAGCGCTTGATGGTTGCCTATCAGGCGAGCGTGAAGGCTGAATATATTGTCCTTTGCCATCGTGATGGATCGATTATTGCAGAAGTAGGTTCCTTGGGAATTGATGCGACTCCGCTCGCAGTGTTGAGTACGGCTTCGTTCGACTCGGCCCGCCAGGTGGGCATGATGCTTGGCGGTGAAAATTTCCAGTCGGTTTCCTATTCTGGAGAAAACCGCTCCATCTATATTTCCCCGGTGGACCAGGCTCTCCTGCTGGTGCAGATTTTCCCGGGTTCCAAGCTGCCTAACCGTATCGAGGACTTCAACCGCCTTTTGGTGGAAAAGCTGGTCGACGCGGTGCCTGCCTTTACGCAGAATACTAGCCGCCTGGTTCGTTAAGGGCTTTTCTGGAGGCTCCGGTGTCGAAACTCCCTCCGCTGCGTAATTTGCGGAAGACGACGGTTCTAGTTATCGCCGTTTTCTTGGGTTTCTTGATTCACTGGATCCTTGTGGCCAACTGGGGCCGTGAGACTATCCGCGATTCGGCCGAGGCGGAACTTTCGCTTGCGCAGAGTGTCGTCTGTAGCCATATCGTGAACGGTTCGCCATTCGGTGTCGATAGCGTCTTTGAAGAGGGGATGCGCCTCTATTATTATTCCACGGTTTCTACGGCGTTGCAGCTCAAGGATGACACCTTGATGCATATCTGGTTTAACGGTGCCGATACCGTGCAGAAACTTGCCTGCGACATTGCGCAGGATGTGTGCCTTACGACGATTGCCCCTGCCATGCTGAAGGCGGGCGAGTGGAGCGTCGATCTGGTAGCGGGCCGAAAGCTCTTGTCGACGCGGCAGTTTGTTATCGAACCTAGCAACAGGTAGTTGCGATGTCCCGGCAGTTCTGGTTGGGACTTTTCTTGTTTGCGGTATGCGCATTCGGCATGAATGTCGATTCGCTGCCGGTGTGGGACCCGTCCCTTTTGACCCGGAATAATTCGTTTGTTCAAAATTCGGATACTGCTTCCCGGCATGATTCCATAGAGACTCACGGATACAAGACGGTGCAGGTGACCGTGGGCGATGGCGGGACGCAGGTGGATCAGGAACTGCGGCTTTCGATTACGGGAAAGTTGACCGACAGTGTCTATGTGGACGCTCTCCTTTCGGATGTGGGGCGCCGCGCGGGTGACCAGACGACGGCGACACTCCGCGAAGTGGACCAGATTTATTTCCGTGTAGAATCTCCGCATTATTTTTTGCACTTGGGTGACCTGACCTGGGTGGATTCCTCGATGGGATTTACGGGGGTGGAACGCGCTTCGTTGGGGGCCATGGGGGGCGTGCGTGGAAATTTTGGCGGAGGTTATGCGCAGGTGCGTGGCGTGGTGGGTACCGACGAGGTACAGCACTACACGTTTACCTTTAATGGCGTGAGTGGCCAGCAGCTGGGCTATTCGCTCGACGGGGCCGGGAATTTTATTGCGGTGGTGCCACAGTCCGAAACGGTGTGGTTGAACGGGGTTCGCCTGACGCGCGGTCGCGATTACTTGGTGAATTATGCGGGCGGTATGCTCGATTTCAAGGGGGCGGTGGTTCCGAGTTTTGACGACGAAATCCGCGTGGAATACGATGCCTACGAGAATGACAATATCTACACCCTGTACGGTGCGGCAGCAAGTTACCGCCACCCGAACCTGTACCTGGATGTTTCCGGATTTAAGTTGGAAAACGATGTGGACCGTCTGAAACGCGGCGTGTGGACCGACGAGGATTATGCGATGCTCAAGGCGGACCGTGGCGATGAATTTGTCCGTAACGATACGCTTCCGCCGCTCAATCGCCCCGACCGAACGGAACGCATGAATGCGCGCGTGCGCGTGCAGCATAACCAGCAGTTCTATGCGGACTTTGAACTGGCGTTAAACCGGAGCGACTCCAACATTGTCTCGTCGCAGGTGGGTGGCCCCGAAGGGCGTGCGTTCCGCTGGTTTGTGACGACGGACTCGACGCGTGATCTGCTGCATTTCCCCTTGGCGATGTCTGTTTACGGAAACCGCGTGCAGAAGGGGTTTGACATCTTGCAGTTCCGCGGCACCGATTTGGATTGGAACCTTTACGGACTTCGCGACCGCTGGGATTTGGCGTATGCGGATTCTTCGTTCTTGGATGACGATTTGCTGCATGACGAACTTGCGATGCGTTCGCGCTTTGCCCGGGACTGGTTCGGTTTGGCGCAGTGGGGGTACCGCCGCAATGCCGACGAGGACTGGAATTCGTCGAGGGGTGAACTCGGAGTTCAGCATCGCAACCGGTATGCTTTAGGGGAGCTCTCGCTGATTCGCGTATCGAGCCTGCAGGAGCGCGAAATGGAGCGTTACCAGGGAACGGCTAATGCGGAGTACTTGCAGGGAATGGTTCGCCCCTTTGGAACGGGGGATTTGCGCTTTACGAAAATCGATCAGGAAGGCATTCAGGACGAGGTGGTTTACGGAAAGTCATCGAGCGGTTTCGGCATCTTCTTTGATCGAGGAGAAATCCGCGAAAGCGTGGGGGGCCGTATGGCAAAACGCCGTGGTGATACCTACGGAGACGAATGGGCGGATTCCTTGTGGGCGTCGACCTGGGTGCAAGAGGCGAATTACAACAACCGCTATTTCACCTTGTCGCACCTGTTGCAGTATGAACGCGTGCGGACGGATTCTTCGGAGTCAAAAAACAGTTGGCTTGCCAATCTGGATTCCCGTTTTGGTGCCGAGGAACTGGGGGTGCAGGGAAATGTTTCGTACAAGTTGGGCTTGACCGAAGAACAGATTTACACGGCGGTGTATAAGGCTGTGGCTCCGGGAACAGGCGATGTACGCTACGACAGTTTGACCGCGAGTTATATCGAGGGCGTGGACAACGGCGACTTCGTTTACGAGGGAATGGGCCGAAACGATTCCGTGGGAGCGGTGCTTTCGTCCGATGCGGAGTTCGATATGGAATTGCGTTTTAATCCGGGGCTTGCCTTGGGAATTCGAGATGGCTTTTTGCGCGATGTGACTTTTGGCGGCTCTTATGAGGGCGAGGGGAGCGACACGACGGGACGCAAGATTTATTTCCCGCCGGTGAATCGTTCGCAGTTGCACCGCATGACTTCGGGGCGTATGGCGGTGGAAGGCCTTGTTGATTGGCAACATCCGTCGGGGGTGTCACTAGCCTATAAGCCGGGGGCGTCGTTTGATAAGAAGCTTTCTTCGATTTCGTACTACGAGACGTCTTATTCGCATCAGTTCGATGCGGGGTACCGAATCAACCTGGACCATTTTGTCGGTGGTGCTCTCTTGGTTCAGGAAAACGAGCTTTCGGCGATGCAGGAATGGGAGTGGAATATTTACGATGGCTCGCTGCGATACCGTTTCGATTTCTTGCAGGGGTTCTTCGTGCAGCCACTGGGCCGTTACCGTACGGGCGAAGGCACCGACGGCTCCGGCTATGAAGTGGGAAAATTTGACGCGAATCTGTGGGAAGGCGCTTTGCGTGTTGGTTACCATAAGCAGAAAAAGGTGAATTCCTACGCGAATTTCTCGGTGGTGCAGGTGGATAGCCATGGCGACATTATTCCGTACCAGGTGATGGCGGGGTACAACGACGGAAGAACTTACCGTTTTGAATTTTCGCTGTCGGTAGATATCAATGACTTTTTATCAATGGGTTGTCTTTATATTTTGCGTTTTGGCGATGCCGAAGAGAATATCTTCCAGAAATTGAGCACCGAGGCGAGGGCGTACTTCTAATGCGGAATTCGGAATTCAGAGTTCGGAATTTATTTTGTGGGCATGGCTCCTGTATGGTGAAGAGCTTCCTTTTTGTTGTCACAATGTTTTTCGTCGTTGGTGCATCTTCTGCTTCGGAAGAGTGCCGCGTTGCGGCGGTGCGGTGGTCGGGGGTGCATGAGCCTTATGACGAGTCGCAAATGGCGTCGGTTGTGGGGGAACCCTGCGAAAACTGGACTCTCGCGCGGGATCAGCTATTGCGCTATTACGAAAATCACGGATTCCTGGCAGCGAAACTTTCGGGAAGTATCGATAGCGCTGGCGTTCTGAATTTGCAGATGGAGCGCGGCTCGGCATGGGTGTGGGCGGAACCAGAGAATCTTGACTCGTCGGGAAGCAGCCCCGAGGTATTCCGTAGGCAGACGGGAATCGTTACCGGAAATTTAGTATCAAAGCAGGACCTGGAACGCTCCGATATGAAACTGGCCCGAATCGGTTATTACGACCGTGTGGCGCCTGTGCAGATGTACCGTGATCCGACCCGGAATCGCATTATTCCCGTTTACCGGATGCAGGCGGCGGCCGTTTCGGAGGCGTATGCGCTTCTGACTTATTCCAGTGAGACCGACGTGTGGGAAGGCAACGTGAATGTTTCGCTTTACAATATCCGCGGGACTGCGCGCGACCTTTTCTTGCTAGGTTTCACCTCC comes from the Fibrobacter sp. UWH4 genome and includes:
- the aspS gene encoding aspartate--tRNA ligase, which translates into the protein MKRTHNCGQLRKEDVGQTVTLAGWVDRRRDHGGVIFVDLRDKYGKTQIVFNPDYNADVLKTAEQLRNEYVIYVTGKVYAREEGNTNEKLATGEIEVKADKLEILNAALTSPLAINDPNEECKENDDLRLQYRYLDLRRPWIQKKLLLKSRFLKAVYDFFYANGFENIETPCLCKSTPEGARDYLVPSRVNPGKFYALPQSPQQYKQLLMIAGMDRYFQIAKCFRDEDLRADRQPEFTQIDVEMSFVNQDEVMEMFDKFVTEVLGKVWNFEPPRHIRRMKWAEAMLKYGSDKPDLRFDLEIHDVSEIGAKSNFGVFKNCVAAGGKIRGIAAKGCVDFTRKQIDKLTAYVGKYGSKGLVWMRVKENDEVETQVGKFFTTEQLNELRDAVGAKCGDMMFFIAGPEKVAATAMGQLRLEVARIKGLRDPKKREFVWITEFPMFEYSDTEGRYMAMHHPFTNPLPEHLDMMLGGNLKDCNAEAYDLVLNGVEIGGGSIRIHNPEVQEKVFRLLGLSEEQVKTKFGFFVDAFKYGAPPHGGLAFGLDRVVATMEGEESIRDYIAFPKNTSASSPMDQCPSEVDLQQLQDIHISVQMPKAAK
- the dapB gene encoding dihydrodipicolinate reductase: MSVQVMVNGIPGNMGRIVAETCVARGLELVPYSLTGEIIVENEAEVAGKTIQLLKPSNREARIAEVLEKYPNVICIDYTHPTAVNDNAAFYVKHKIPFVMGTTGGDREALAKLVADANHPSVIAPNMAKQIVAFQMMIEFLAKEFPTAFSGYKLSVVESHQKTKADTSGTAKAVVGDFQKMGFDFTVDDIEKVRDEKEQMERMHVPEEYLGGHAFHTYSLDSADGTVHFEFQHNVCGRKIYAEGTVDAVNFLACHIANGTAKPFNMMDVLRSGKMR
- a CDS encoding ABC transporter permease subunit, giving the protein MRSYILRRLLLMIPTLIGISLVCFILIQLLPGGPVEEMISRAQQAAAMKGGVDASKALSPDQIAQIQAYFGFDQPAWKRYLTWLWNVLHLDLGSSYTYGLPVWDVITSRFPISLFFGITSFFLSYLVCIPLGLWKAVHHGSKLDSLSSGVIFSGYVMPGYALGILLIIFLAGGSYLDIFPLGGLTSDDFEDFTFFEKVVDLGHHLILPIFCYMISEFAFLTFLMKNSALEELGKDYMRTALAKGMSFNQALVRHALRNALIPIATRLSEICTLMFAGALLIEKVFDIDGMGLLYYNSMVNRDYNVVMGVIFLSSLMAMVGRLFSDILYTLVDPRIKFS
- a CDS encoding mechanosensitive ion channel family protein; translation: MMDKLKVYFGSWVNHLMDHSMLQRLLMALVILVVARVLLVVLRRAIDHAENKGFDKAAKPLIYSLFSYCIYIVTLLLILHVLGVNTAGLVAMVGAASLAIGLALKDTLSNIASGLLLLFLRPFKAGDYIECGSIKGNIVGIGLFNTTFKTVDGLFVSAPNSALWGQPIVNYSKNPLRRLEITVGIDYGDSAEKALDVMRDVVAGEPLFMLKPEPQFFVSSLEDSSVNVTFRAWARTQDYFNLRWKYTAEIKKRFAEENITIPFPQRTIHVVDRA
- a CDS encoding roadblock/LC7 domain-containing protein, which translates into the protein MSDFTIFSDDAEKVQRLMVAYQASVKAEYIVLCHRDGSIIAEVGSLGIDATPLAVLSTASFDSARQVGMMLGGENFQSVSYSGENRSIYISPVDQALLLVQIFPGSKLPNRIEDFNRLLVEKLVDAVPAFTQNTSRLVR